Proteins encoded within one genomic window of Alteribacter populi:
- a CDS encoding DUF3055 domain-containing protein translates to MSERFYLYNDQEDTKTRYVSFMGEEQRFDLAITTTSRYYGKKLVMNTLSNRFAIIGTDDLDEPGYLEHVFQLSADEANELRQFLYEVI, encoded by the coding sequence TTGTCAGAACGCTTTTATCTTTATAACGATCAAGAGGATACTAAAACGCGTTATGTAAGTTTTATGGGCGAAGAACAACGATTTGATTTAGCGATTACAACAACATCAAGATACTATGGCAAAAAGCTTGTCATGAACACGCTTTCCAATCGATTTGCGATTATCGGCACCGACGACCTTGACGAACCTGGCTATTTGGAACATGTTTTTCAGCTTAGTGCAGACGAAGCAAATGAGCTCAGGCAATTTTTATACGAAGTCATATAG
- a CDS encoding YutD family protein encodes MIRVQGNQYELVENVKEGWVEEDFKGRYSDVLNKYDYIVGDWGYNQLRLKGFFDDQHRKSPSESKISSLPEYLYEYCNFGCSYFVIKKVKEKRKSS; translated from the coding sequence ATGATTCGTGTCCAGGGAAACCAATACGAACTTGTAGAAAACGTAAAAGAGGGCTGGGTGGAAGAAGATTTTAAAGGACGTTATAGTGATGTTTTGAATAAATATGATTACATTGTCGGAGATTGGGGTTATAACCAGCTGCGTTTAAAAGGATTCTTTGACGACCAGCACCGCAAGTCTCCATCTGAATCTAAAATCAGCTCTTTACCCGAATATTTATATGAGTACTGTAATTTTGGCTGTTCTTATTTTGTTATAAAGAAGGTAAAAGAAAAAAGGAAATCTTCATAG
- a CDS encoding YhcN/YlaJ family sporulation lipoprotein — protein MMKRVITLALVSALAATGCGGEMDQTNETRDGQWNPMMMRSQNTTEGYNVINRESADHDQYLEFGFVRNSKANAQEEKYPGYAVYDRELLANSISEMAAVIPSVEDCGVLVTSDQVLMVYEAQDTNNLDRNDVADQVKKTALSVVPSYYEVYVSDDMTMMDEIERFGGLSPESDEYEDSLEQTIEQFKQYPQGESISEDELHYNDNDDMS, from the coding sequence ATGATGAAACGTGTAATAACGTTAGCTCTTGTGTCAGCACTCGCCGCAACAGGTTGTGGTGGAGAAATGGATCAAACAAACGAAACTCGCGATGGACAATGGAATCCTATGATGATGAGAAGCCAAAACACAACTGAAGGCTATAATGTCATCAATCGTGAGTCTGCAGATCATGATCAATATTTAGAGTTCGGTTTTGTCCGTAACTCAAAAGCAAATGCTCAGGAAGAGAAATATCCGGGCTATGCTGTTTATGACCGTGAGCTACTGGCAAACAGTATTAGTGAAATGGCGGCAGTCATTCCGAGTGTTGAAGACTGTGGTGTGCTCGTAACTTCAGATCAAGTATTAATGGTGTACGAAGCTCAGGATACTAACAATCTCGACCGTAACGATGTAGCTGACCAAGTAAAGAAAACAGCGCTTTCTGTCGTACCTTCCTATTACGAAGTGTACGTCAGCGATGATATGACAATGATGGATGAAATTGAACGTTTCGGTGGTTTATCTCCAGAATCTGATGAATACGAAGATTCTTTAGAACAGACCATTGAACAATTCAAACAATATCCGCAAGGTGAATCGATCAGCGAGGATGAATTACACTATAACGATAATGATGACATGAGTTAA
- the lipA gene encoding lipoyl synthase translates to MAKKEEYIRKPEWLKIKLNTNESYTGLKKMMREKKLHTVCEEARCPNIHECWAVRKTATFMILGDICTRACRFCAVKTGLPTELDLEEPERVAESVEQMGLKHAVITAVARDDLKDGGAQVFAETVRAIRRRNPNTTVEVLPSDMMGRFENLETLMDAKPDILNHNIETVRSLTPRVRARATYERSLEFLKRAKEMQPKIPTKSSIMIGLGETKEEIIETMDDLRAANVDIMTIGQYLQPSKKHLKIKKYWTPEEFAELKEIAMSKGFKHCESGPLVRSSYHADEQVNAAES, encoded by the coding sequence ATGGCTAAAAAAGAAGAATATATTCGTAAGCCCGAATGGCTTAAAATAAAACTGAATACGAATGAGTCTTATACTGGACTTAAAAAGATGATGCGTGAGAAGAAATTACATACTGTTTGTGAAGAAGCCCGCTGTCCAAACATTCATGAATGCTGGGCTGTTCGTAAAACCGCCACTTTTATGATTTTAGGAGATATTTGTACCCGTGCGTGTCGTTTTTGTGCTGTGAAAACAGGCCTTCCAACTGAGCTTGATCTCGAAGAACCAGAACGAGTAGCAGAATCTGTAGAACAAATGGGATTAAAGCATGCCGTTATTACAGCCGTTGCACGTGACGATTTAAAAGACGGCGGTGCTCAAGTATTTGCTGAGACGGTTCGTGCCATTCGTCGTAGAAATCCAAATACAACCGTCGAAGTACTACCTTCCGATATGATGGGAAGGTTTGAAAACTTAGAAACACTGATGGATGCAAAACCAGATATTTTAAACCATAATATTGAAACCGTTCGCAGTTTAACTCCACGTGTTCGAGCTCGTGCCACGTATGAGCGCTCTTTAGAGTTTTTAAAGCGAGCAAAAGAAATGCAGCCTAAAATCCCGACTAAATCAAGTATTATGATCGGGTTAGGTGAAACGAAGGAAGAAATTATTGAAACAATGGACGACCTAAGGGCAGCCAATGTTGATATTATGACAATTGGCCAATATTTGCAGCCTTCGAAAAAGCACTTGAAAATCAAAAAGTACTGGACTCCAGAAGAGTTTGCGGAACTTAAGGAAATTGCGATGAGTAAAGGCTTTAAACATTGTGAGTCAGGTCCTCTTGTTCGTTCTTCTTACCATGCAGACGAACAAGTCAACGCTGCTGAAAGTTAA
- a CDS encoding M23 family metallopeptidase, whose amino-acid sequence MKRASLLFLLSVLFLIICPTSIFANLEDMSSEQIYEERMALYKKTEAITGVPWYYLAGVDSYERGLRRARKDLPDDEGLIGILIPSDKWSGIENPNQEDTNPVSLSIFDGVGKDGNGDGEADQKNDEDILFTFADYLANFGTDKDSVRIGLWDYYQRDKAIELITGHANVYRTYNTLDLRKRMFPLPLNYNYSYRNTWGDTRGWGGRRIHEGTDLFAGHGTPVRATTYGIVELKGWNKFGGWRIGIRDTSNVYHYFAHLTGFEKGMQRGTIVEPGTVLGYVGSSGYGKPGTQGKFPPHLHYGMYKDNGYFEWSFDPYPSLKSWEKAERQASRKK is encoded by the coding sequence ATGAAACGAGCTTCATTACTTTTTCTTCTCTCGGTTCTTTTTCTAATCATCTGTCCCACAAGCATCTTCGCTAACTTAGAGGACATGTCTTCAGAACAAATTTATGAAGAACGCATGGCGTTATATAAAAAAACTGAAGCGATTACCGGAGTTCCGTGGTATTACCTGGCAGGTGTAGATAGTTATGAAAGAGGGCTAAGGCGAGCAAGAAAGGATTTACCTGATGACGAGGGGCTAATTGGCATTCTTATTCCCTCAGACAAATGGAGTGGAATAGAAAACCCTAACCAAGAAGATACAAATCCAGTCTCGCTCTCAATTTTTGATGGGGTAGGGAAAGACGGGAATGGAGATGGAGAAGCAGACCAAAAAAATGACGAGGATATTCTTTTCACTTTTGCCGACTATTTAGCTAACTTTGGTACTGACAAAGACAGTGTGCGAATCGGCTTATGGGATTATTATCAAAGAGACAAAGCGATTGAGTTGATTACTGGTCATGCGAATGTGTATCGAACTTATAACACACTTGACCTTCGTAAACGGATGTTCCCACTACCTCTTAACTATAATTACAGCTACAGAAATACGTGGGGTGACACACGCGGGTGGGGCGGTCGTCGAATCCACGAAGGAACAGATCTCTTTGCTGGTCACGGTACTCCCGTGCGAGCAACTACCTATGGTATCGTTGAATTAAAAGGGTGGAACAAATTTGGTGGTTGGCGCATTGGTATTCGCGATACGAGTAACGTATATCATTACTTTGCACATTTAACCGGATTTGAAAAAGGTATGCAGCGGGGCACCATCGTTGAACCCGGAACCGTTCTCGGATATGTGGGCAGCTCTGGATACGGGAAACCAGGTACCCAAGGAAAATTCCCTCCTCACCTCCACTATGGTATGTACAAAGATAACGGCTATTTCGAATGGTCCTTTGATCCCTACCCATCGCTTAAATCATGGGAAAAAGCAGAACGACAAGCCAGTAGGAAAAAATAA
- a CDS encoding sodium-dependent transporter, translating to MGRERWGTKAGFILAAVGSAVGLGNIWRFSYVAGDSGGAAFLLIYILCIFLVGLPVLLAEFSIGRRGQQDVIGSFNTIAPQKPWVLGGILGVASSFLILSFYGVIAGWVIFFLYSYLTGAAGAVGAGEYGDFFGEFIGGSVGPVFWQVLFMTVVVGIVFFGIKKGIELSNKIFMPLLAVILIFLAGYSLTLDGAADGLAFLFQPDWGAFGDPSVYLAAIGQAFFTLSLGMGAMITYSSYLPKETRLPSAAGTVVVFDTLFAIIAGLVIFPAVFTFANLEPSDGPALIFITLPEVFNQMGGGGTMFGILFFFLVAIAALSSAISLLEVSVSYAMRKFNWNRKLATVVVGGIVTLVGIPSALSQGGPLTDFTIFGHAFLDAVDLLTDRYFLPLGGLVIALFVGWGWNKSEALRETGLTDSVLGSIWIWFLRIVAPLGIALILIINFL from the coding sequence ATGGGTCGTGAAAGATGGGGAACAAAAGCGGGTTTTATTCTAGCTGCGGTAGGTTCTGCTGTCGGGTTAGGTAATATCTGGCGTTTTTCATATGTCGCTGGTGACAGTGGAGGAGCCGCATTTTTACTTATTTATATTTTATGTATTTTCCTTGTTGGTTTACCAGTCTTATTGGCTGAATTTTCAATCGGTCGTAGAGGTCAGCAGGATGTCATTGGTTCTTTTAATACCATTGCACCACAAAAACCATGGGTGTTAGGTGGTATTCTAGGAGTTGCCTCATCCTTTTTAATTTTATCCTTTTACGGTGTTATTGCCGGGTGGGTTATCTTTTTCTTATATAGTTATTTAACGGGAGCAGCTGGCGCTGTTGGTGCTGGTGAATATGGAGACTTTTTTGGAGAATTTATCGGAGGCTCTGTAGGTCCGGTATTTTGGCAAGTCCTATTCATGACAGTAGTTGTCGGGATTGTTTTCTTTGGTATTAAGAAAGGAATTGAACTTTCTAATAAAATCTTCATGCCATTATTAGCCGTTATTTTAATTTTCTTAGCAGGTTACAGTTTAACATTGGACGGTGCTGCAGACGGACTTGCGTTTTTGTTCCAACCTGACTGGGGAGCATTTGGAGATCCTAGTGTATATTTAGCAGCTATAGGACAAGCGTTCTTTACGTTATCACTTGGGATGGGGGCTATGATAACTTACAGTAGTTACTTGCCTAAGGAAACACGGCTTCCAAGTGCAGCTGGAACAGTTGTGGTGTTTGATACGTTATTTGCCATCATTGCGGGTCTCGTGATTTTTCCAGCGGTATTTACATTCGCTAACTTGGAGCCTTCTGATGGTCCGGCATTAATCTTTATTACCTTGCCTGAGGTTTTTAATCAAATGGGCGGCGGAGGTACGATGTTTGGGATTCTCTTCTTCTTCTTAGTGGCGATTGCGGCTTTGTCATCAGCGATTTCACTTCTCGAAGTAAGTGTTTCTTATGCGATGCGTAAGTTCAATTGGAATCGTAAGCTTGCTACCGTTGTTGTAGGTGGTATTGTTACGCTCGTCGGTATTCCTTCAGCTTTAAGTCAAGGTGGTCCATTAACTGACTTTACAATTTTCGGGCATGCCTTCCTCGATGCCGTAGATTTATTAACAGATCGTTATTTCCTTCCACTTGGTGGCTTAGTTATTGCTCTGTTTGTCGGTTGGGGATGGAATAAGAGTGAAGCTTTAAGAGAAACAGGTCTTACAGATTCTGTACTTGGGAGCATCTGGATTTGGTTCCTGCGAATTGTTGCTCCACTTGGTATCGCGTTAATCTTAATTATCAACTTTTTGTAA
- a CDS encoding Na+/H+ antiporter NhaC family protein, whose translation MDHGALSLLPPILALIMVMITKRVLLSLGVGIIVGALMVNQTEEMFVNEALAQIIAIVTGIFYVPGEGVNTWEFYILLFLIILGIIASLITITGGSRAFGEWALSRVKTRMGAQFVSAFLGILIFIDDYFNSLTVGNVSRPLTDRHRISRAKLAYLVDSTAAPMCVIAPVSSWGAYIITIIGSILVTHSVTQYEALQAFLIIAPMNFYAIFAVLLVFAVAYFRLDFGPMRVHEQRAIETGDLVDHEKGAIPGESENGEPVVNGRVGDLVWPIITLIVATVLFMVITGIQATEGTASLLATFENTDVAASLLYGGLISLVVTIAIAFMRSVPVKDFGVGLWAGVKSMLPAIYILIFAWTIIEIIGALGTGEYLAEVVNGNMNLAYLPAVLFLLAGFMAFTTGTSWGTFGIMLPIAGEIAAQTDITLLLPVLAAVLAGAIFGDHCSPISDTTILSSTGAGSHHIDHVLTQLPYALLVGLITVVGFLVLGFTGSLLIALAAALAVFVAIVFVLKLIIKPLTAD comes from the coding sequence ATGGACCACGGTGCATTATCTTTACTGCCACCGATATTAGCATTAATTATGGTGATGATTACAAAGCGGGTTCTGCTTTCACTAGGAGTTGGAATCATTGTCGGGGCTCTCATGGTCAATCAAACAGAAGAAATGTTTGTCAATGAAGCACTCGCTCAAATCATTGCTATTGTTACTGGCATTTTCTACGTTCCAGGGGAAGGTGTGAACACATGGGAATTTTACATTCTATTATTTTTAATTATTCTTGGTATCATTGCCTCATTGATTACGATCACAGGAGGCAGTCGCGCGTTTGGTGAATGGGCGTTAAGCCGAGTGAAAACGCGAATGGGTGCTCAATTTGTTTCAGCATTTCTTGGAATTTTAATTTTTATTGATGACTACTTTAACAGTTTAACAGTAGGGAATGTGAGCCGTCCTTTGACCGACCGTCATCGTATTTCACGTGCGAAACTAGCCTATTTGGTTGATTCAACGGCTGCACCTATGTGCGTGATTGCTCCGGTATCAAGCTGGGGGGCTTATATTATTACGATTATCGGATCGATTCTCGTTACTCATAGCGTCACACAATATGAAGCACTTCAGGCGTTTTTAATCATAGCGCCTATGAACTTTTATGCGATTTTCGCCGTGTTGCTTGTTTTTGCCGTTGCCTATTTCCGTCTTGACTTCGGACCTATGCGTGTCCATGAACAGCGCGCGATAGAGACAGGTGACCTAGTAGACCATGAAAAAGGTGCAATCCCTGGAGAGAGTGAAAATGGAGAGCCGGTTGTCAATGGAAGAGTAGGTGACCTAGTGTGGCCAATCATCACATTGATTGTCGCAACTGTTTTATTCATGGTTATTACAGGAATTCAGGCAACTGAAGGAACAGCTAGCTTGTTAGCTACATTTGAAAATACTGACGTAGCTGCTTCACTTTTATATGGCGGATTGATAAGTCTTGTTGTGACGATTGCAATTGCCTTTATGAGAAGTGTGCCTGTAAAAGATTTCGGCGTCGGACTATGGGCTGGTGTAAAATCGATGCTTCCAGCTATCTACATTTTAATTTTTGCATGGACGATTATTGAAATTATTGGTGCTTTAGGTACAGGGGAGTATTTAGCTGAGGTAGTAAATGGGAACATGAATCTCGCTTACTTGCCTGCAGTACTCTTTTTACTCGCTGGGTTTATGGCCTTTACCACAGGAACTTCCTGGGGGACTTTTGGGATCATGCTACCGATTGCTGGAGAAATTGCAGCACAAACAGATATAACCTTATTGCTTCCGGTATTAGCAGCAGTATTGGCAGGAGCTATTTTTGGAGATCACTGCTCACCAATTTCAGATACAACGATACTATCCTCAACTGGGGCGGGAAGTCATCACATTGACCACGTGCTTACACAGCTTCCGTATGCCTTGTTAGTCGGTCTGATTACAGTAGTTGGCTTCTTAGTCTTAGGCTTCACTGGAAGCTTACTGATTGCTCTTGCAGCGGCTCTCGCAGTTTTTGTGGCTATCGTATTTGTCTTGAAATTAATCATAAAACCGTTAACGGCAGATTAA
- the yunB gene encoding sporulation protein YunB, producing the protein MGIRKKKNFRLFRFKHKRRGPLPFRYVFLISFIIFILLTAQGLYIVEKGIRPTLLNIANTETQRIGTLAINHAITKKIQQGADLNEEMIEYVTTENGKVTAVQFNASLANEFLHQVTDSVQSYLNDIEHGRVRDIYIPSDVDIERDGVSITEDGIIHMIPIGQATNNALLAHLGPRVPVRFSAIGDVKSEFSHEAIELGINNTQITITVDMEVDVKIVIPFSTKTEVVSTSLPVAVVFLQGDVPEFYSAGGDNGVFPAILNQPTQGNDEEVDGEVNEEIDVEINN; encoded by the coding sequence ATGGGAATAAGGAAAAAGAAGAACTTTCGTTTATTTAGATTTAAACATAAGCGAAGAGGACCACTGCCTTTTCGTTATGTCTTCTTAATTTCATTTATCATTTTTATTTTATTAACTGCTCAAGGACTATATATTGTAGAAAAGGGTATAAGGCCTACCCTTTTGAATATTGCAAATACCGAAACGCAAAGAATTGGGACACTAGCTATTAATCACGCCATAACAAAAAAAATCCAGCAAGGTGCTGATTTAAATGAGGAAATGATCGAGTATGTAACAACTGAAAATGGAAAAGTTACCGCTGTACAATTCAATGCATCTCTAGCCAACGAATTCTTACATCAAGTGACAGATAGCGTACAATCTTACCTTAATGATATTGAGCATGGTAGGGTTAGAGACATATATATACCAAGTGATGTTGACATAGAAAGAGATGGTGTATCGATAACTGAGGATGGTATTATTCATATGATCCCTATAGGGCAAGCTACAAATAACGCTTTACTCGCACATTTAGGTCCTCGAGTACCTGTTCGTTTTTCTGCTATTGGCGATGTAAAATCAGAATTTAGTCATGAAGCTATAGAATTAGGCATAAATAATACACAAATTACCATTACCGTAGATATGGAAGTGGATGTTAAGATCGTTATCCCATTTTCAACAAAGACAGAAGTCGTATCTACTTCCTTACCGGTAGCAGTGGTATTTTTACAAGGAGATGTACCTGAGTTTTATAGTGCAGGTGGCGATAATGGCGTTTTTCCAGCGATATTAAACCAGCCAACTCAAGGAAATGACGAGGAGGTAGACGGTGAGGTAAATGAAGAAATAGATGTGGAGATAAATAATTAA
- a CDS encoding mannitol-1-phosphate 5-dehydrogenase yields MKAVHFGAGNIGRGFIGQLLHQDNAEITFIDVNESVIQALNTRKQYEVILAAKENEHHTVTNVHGINSQLEPERAVEAVASADIITTAVGPAILSLIAPLIQKGLLLRSKRTKQPVDVIACENMVGGSEKLKAHTFEQLDPNQIHTIESIAGFPNAAVDRIVPEQTSGDGLAVRVEPFYEWVIEESKVKRDDIRIPGALYVKELTPFIERKLFTVNTGHAAAAYVGFSHGYQTIADAMADDSVYSTVLGALKETGEMLTKKYPLFTKNEQKEYIEKVLTRFTNPELKDDVRRVGRTPLRKLGFQERLISPAIQLIERSGKPDYLLDVIVAALNYRNASDPEAVQLHEEIVEHGVEYVIKKHAQINSSNGLLMLICDRYRKMVN; encoded by the coding sequence ATGAAAGCTGTTCACTTTGGAGCAGGAAATATCGGGCGAGGATTTATCGGACAATTATTGCACCAAGACAATGCAGAGATCACGTTTATTGATGTTAATGAAAGTGTTATTCAAGCTTTAAACACAAGAAAACAATACGAAGTTATTTTGGCAGCAAAAGAAAATGAACACCATACTGTCACCAATGTACATGGGATCAATAGTCAACTCGAGCCAGAAAGAGCAGTAGAGGCTGTTGCATCTGCTGATATTATAACGACCGCTGTGGGGCCAGCAATTTTATCATTGATAGCTCCATTAATTCAAAAAGGTTTGCTACTTCGAAGTAAGCGTACGAAACAGCCTGTCGATGTCATTGCGTGTGAAAACATGGTTGGTGGGAGTGAAAAGTTAAAAGCGCACACCTTTGAACAACTAGACCCAAATCAAATTCATACTATTGAATCGATTGCAGGGTTTCCGAATGCTGCTGTTGATCGAATTGTTCCTGAACAAACGTCAGGTGACGGATTAGCGGTTCGAGTGGAACCGTTTTATGAATGGGTAATTGAGGAGTCTAAAGTTAAGCGTGATGATATTCGTATTCCAGGGGCTCTCTATGTAAAAGAGTTGACACCATTTATTGAACGTAAATTGTTTACCGTTAATACGGGTCATGCTGCCGCAGCCTATGTAGGATTTTCTCATGGGTATCAGACAATTGCAGATGCAATGGCTGATGACTCTGTCTATTCAACAGTTTTAGGTGCCCTTAAAGAAACAGGTGAGATGCTCACAAAGAAGTATCCGCTATTTACTAAAAACGAACAAAAAGAGTATATCGAAAAAGTACTCACGCGTTTTACAAACCCTGAACTAAAGGATGATGTCAGGCGAGTAGGGCGTACTCCTCTTCGTAAACTCGGGTTTCAAGAGAGATTGATTTCTCCTGCTATTCAACTAATTGAGAGAAGCGGTAAACCTGACTATCTGTTGGATGTTATCGTAGCGGCATTAAATTATAGAAATGCTTCAGACCCAGAAGCGGTCCAGCTCCATGAAGAGATAGTAGAACACGGAGTAGAATACGTGATTAAAAAGCATGCACAGATTAATTCTTCGAACGGACTCTTGATGCTGATCTGTGATCGTTACCGTAAAATGGTTAATTAA
- a CDS encoding PTS sugar transporter subunit IIA, with amino-acid sequence MSNTILNKDNILLNAKPGNKVEAIELTGNILVEKGYASKEYINKMKEREELTSTYMGNFVAIPHGTEDSKKEVHHSGISIVQAPEGVDFDGNEVKVLIGIAGKNDEHLEILSQIAVVCSETDNIEKMVSATTAEELLELFEEIG; translated from the coding sequence ATGAGTAATACGATATTAAATAAGGATAATATTTTATTAAATGCAAAGCCAGGTAATAAGGTTGAGGCAATTGAATTAACAGGGAATATTTTAGTTGAAAAAGGATATGCTTCAAAAGAATATATTAATAAAATGAAAGAGCGTGAAGAATTAACTTCAACTTACATGGGCAATTTTGTTGCGATCCCACATGGAACAGAAGACTCCAAGAAAGAAGTTCATCATTCTGGAATTTCAATCGTGCAAGCACCTGAAGGAGTGGACTTTGATGGAAACGAAGTTAAGGTTCTCATAGGTATTGCTGGCAAAAATGATGAACATCTAGAGATTCTTTCACAGATTGCAGTAGTCTGTTCTGAAACTGACAATATTGAAAAGATGGTCTCTGCTACGACTGCTGAAGAGCTATTAGAACTATTTGAGGAGATTGGTTAA
- a CDS encoding BglG family transcription antiterminator, producing MYISARERQIIEVLFDHLNGITIKEISQVIDVSERTIHRDLKGVEDVLGEFGIRLVKQSGLGLSLITEEEQLLELKRYLFQLGRDEYTPDERKVLLISRLLELREPVKLFSLASELNVTVATISADLSKVSDWLKNFQVDVIRKRGSGIELRGSEQSKRRAMSRLLMEQVNQDDFFQMVHGETYESTMNTVSERLLHLVDREKLRVVERGVSTIRAELPYSMADTAHIGLVIHLTLAIERIRLGEEIKMEDNYLEKLLETPEFPLAKKLAERLGQQVNLVIPQSEIGYITMHLRGAKLSAEQDVPLEQTNLELAVSAKELVRLVSRKLSTPKLVNDHSLLQGLLSHLHPALYRLREGMKIHNAMVHQIKNDYKHLFDVIKSTLEEVFPDLNIPDEEIGYLVMHFGSAMNKYQRKQELKALVVCSSGIGSSKMLASRLQREIPFISKIETTSLNELSSIDIDDYDLVVSTISLPKVDQEYFVVNPFLPEKEAEKIKAFVQHLKPETQMIEDHDSRNYVLAHFESYSKTISTIVEVLEQVNIFDENKVNLEELLEELCLKLKKERKIASASKVKTALTEREALGGLGIPGTSIALFHARSEYILRPVFQIIRLEKSIKVKGMDESEHDMRTMLCMLAPLHASQEVVQVLSSISSAIIQDEESFYIFEHGKKQEVFQLLSKIFDDYLKSL from the coding sequence ATGTATATCTCCGCTCGTGAACGACAAATTATTGAAGTGCTGTTCGATCATCTAAATGGGATCACGATAAAAGAGATCTCACAGGTTATTGATGTGAGTGAACGAACAATTCACAGAGATTTAAAAGGAGTCGAGGATGTACTTGGAGAGTTCGGGATAAGGCTGGTAAAACAGTCTGGTCTCGGACTATCCCTGATTACCGAAGAAGAGCAACTACTTGAATTAAAGAGATATTTATTTCAGCTTGGACGTGATGAGTATACTCCAGATGAAAGAAAAGTGCTATTAATTAGCCGACTTCTAGAATTAAGAGAACCGGTAAAGCTTTTTTCGTTAGCAAGCGAACTGAATGTAACAGTAGCTACGATAAGCGCTGATTTATCAAAGGTGAGTGACTGGCTCAAAAACTTTCAGGTAGATGTTATCCGAAAAAGAGGATCCGGAATTGAATTGAGAGGGTCTGAACAGAGCAAACGAAGAGCGATGAGCCGACTTTTAATGGAACAAGTAAATCAAGATGATTTTTTTCAAATGGTTCATGGTGAGACCTATGAGAGCACCATGAATACAGTTTCCGAACGTCTTCTTCACCTTGTTGACCGCGAAAAGCTGCGGGTTGTTGAGCGGGGTGTAAGTACTATTCGTGCGGAATTACCATATTCCATGGCAGATACTGCCCATATAGGGCTTGTTATTCATCTAACATTAGCTATTGAAAGGATTCGTCTAGGTGAAGAAATTAAAATGGAAGACAATTACCTGGAAAAATTACTTGAAACGCCGGAATTTCCTCTAGCTAAAAAGTTAGCTGAAAGGTTAGGACAACAAGTTAATTTAGTCATTCCTCAATCAGAAATCGGATATATTACGATGCATCTTCGAGGAGCAAAACTTAGCGCAGAGCAAGACGTTCCTCTTGAACAAACAAACCTTGAATTAGCGGTATCAGCAAAGGAACTTGTCCGTCTAGTCAGTAGAAAACTAAGTACACCTAAGCTCGTAAATGATCACTCTCTGTTGCAAGGTTTACTGTCTCATTTACATCCGGCATTATACAGGCTACGGGAAGGTATGAAAATCCATAATGCAATGGTGCATCAAATTAAAAATGATTATAAACATTTATTTGATGTTATTAAAAGTACACTGGAAGAAGTATTTCCTGACCTTAACATACCTGATGAGGAAATTGGCTACTTGGTTATGCATTTTGGATCTGCAATGAATAAATATCAACGAAAACAAGAGCTTAAGGCTTTGGTCGTTTGCTCGAGTGGTATTGGTTCATCTAAAATGCTAGCTTCCCGATTACAAAGGGAAATACCTTTTATTAGTAAAATTGAAACAACCTCACTGAATGAGCTTTCAAGCATAGATATTGACGATTATGATCTTGTTGTCTCGACAATTTCGCTTCCAAAGGTGGATCAAGAATATTTCGTGGTAAATCCTTTTTTACCTGAAAAAGAAGCGGAAAAAATTAAAGCGTTTGTTCAACATTTGAAGCCGGAAACTCAAATGATAGAAGATCATGATAGTAGAAATTATGTATTGGCCCATTTTGAGTCTTATTCAAAAACGATAAGCACCATTGTTGAAGTACTAGAACAGGTGAATATTTTCGATGAGAATAAAGTTAACTTAGAAGAACTTCTTGAAGAATTGTGCCTAAAGCTTAAAAAGGAAAGAAAAATAGCATCTGCTTCAAAAGTTAAAACTGCATTAACAGAGAGAGAAGCATTGGGGGGCCTTGGAATTCCCGGTACATCTATCGCTTTGTTTCATGCAAGAAGCGAATATATTCTAAGGCCTGTATTTCAAATCATTCGTCTGGAAAAGAGTATAAAAGTGAAGGGGATGGATGAAAGTGAACATGATATGAGGACAATGTTATGTATGTTGGCTCCTCTTCATGCTTCTCAAGAAGTGGTGCAAGTTTTGAGTTCGATAAGCTCAGCCATTATTCAAGATGAAGAAAGTTTTTATATATTTGAGCATGGGAAAAAGCAAGAGGTTTTTCAGCTTTTATCAAAAATATTTGATGACTATTTAAAATCTTTATAA